GTCCAGCTGCAGCGCGGTGACGAACTCCTTGGTGCCTGCGACCTTGAAGTCCATGTCGCCGAAGGCATCCTCGGCGCCGAGGATGTCGGTCAGCGCGACGAACCGGCGCTCGGTCTTGCCGTCAACCTCGATGTCGTCGGACACCAGGCCCATCGCGATACCGGCCACCGGCGCCTTCAGCGGCACACCGGCGTTCAGCAGCGCCAGCGTCGACGCGCACACCGAGCCCATCGACGTCGAACCGTTGGAGCTCAGCGCCTCCGACACCTGACGGATCGCGTACGGGAACTCCTCGACGCTGGGCAGCACCGGCACCAGCGCACGCTCGGCCAGCGCTCCGTGGCCGATCTCGCGGCGCTTGGGCGAACCGACGCGGCCGGTCTCACCGGTCGAGTACGGCGGGAAGTTGTAGTGGTGCATGTAGCGCTTGGACGTCTCGGGTCCCAGCGAGTCGATCTGCTGGGCCAGCTTCATCATGTCGAGCGTGGTGACGCCCAGGATCTGGGTCTCGCCGCGCTCGAACAACGCGCTGCCGTGCGCACGCGGGATGACCGCGACCTCGGCGCTCAGCGCGCGGATGTCGGTGATGCCGCGGCCGTCGATGCGGAAGTGGTCGGTCAGGATGCGCTGACGCACAAGCTTTTTGGTCAGCGAGCGGAACGCGGCGCCGACCTCTTTCTCGCGGCCCGCGTACTGCTCGGCGAGCCGCTCGAGCACCTCGGCCTTGATCTCGTCGGTGCGGTCGTTGCGCTCGGTCTTGCCGGCGATGGTCAGCGCCTCCGACAGCGCGTCGGTGGCCACCGAGGAGACCGCGTAGTAGACGTCGTCGCCGTAGTCGGGGAACACCGGGTACTCGCCGACCGGCTTGGCGGCGCGGGCGGCGAGCTCCTGCTGCGCCTCACCGAGCACCTTGATGAACGGCTTGGCGGCCTCGAGGCCCTCGGCCACGACGGCCTCGGTCGGCGCCTGGGCACCCGCGCCGACGAGCTCGACGACGTTCTCGGTGGCCTCGGCCTCGACCATCATGATCGCGACGTCACCGTCTTCGAGGACGCGGCCCGCGACGACCATGTCGAACACGGCGCGCTCGAGCTGCTCGACGGTCGGGAACGCGACCCAGGTGCCGTCGATCAGCGCGACCCGCACGCCGCCGATCGGACCCGAGAACGGCAGGCCGGCCAGCTGGGTGGACATCGACGCGCCGTTGATCGCGAGCACGTCGTACAGATCCTTGGGATCCAGGCTCAGCACGGTGACCACGACCTGGATCTCGTTGCGCAGGCCGTCGACGAACGACGGGCGCAGCGGGCGGTCGATCAGCCGGCAGGTCAGGATCGCGTCGGTGGACGGGCGGCCCTCGCGGCGGAAGAACGAGCCGGGGATGCGGCCCGCGGCGTACATGCGCTCCTCGACGTCGACCGTCAGCGGGAAGAAGTCGAAATGGTCTTTGGGGTTCTTGCTGGCGGACGTCGCGCTCAGCAGCATCGTCTCGTCGTCGAGGTAGGCGACGGCGGAGCCGGCGGCCTGCTGGGCGAGGCGGCCGGTTTCGAAACGGATGGTGCGGGTGCCGAAGCTCCCGTTGTCGATCACGGCGGTCGATTCGTACACGCCGTCTTCAATCTCAACTACAGACATAGGTGTCCGTATGGCCTCTCTGGTTCACTGTTCTGTTTTGCGTCGTCACAGCGTTCGAACCACGGGCCTCGATGGCTACGGCCATCGATCGAAGCTGTCGGCAATCGTTCCGGCAGCCACTACCGAAGACCGTGCGCCCAGGCAGGTCCGGTATGACGCGCGGGAGCGGTGTTCGCGGATCTGCGAGAACCGCACCCTGGTCGTCCGAGCCGTATCGGCAATCGAACTTGTCCATCGTACTCTGCGGCGAGTACGCGACCGAAATCCCGGCGCGCTTGCGCGCGCCGGACGGTGTCAGCGGCGCAGGCCGAGCCGCTCGATCAGCGAGCGGTAGCGCTGCACGTCGACCTGGGCGACGTACTTGAGCAGCCGGCGCCGACGGCCGACCAGTAGCAGCAGGCCGCGCCGCGAATGGTGATCGTGCTTGTGCACCTTCAGGTGCTCGGTGAGGTCGGTGATCCGCTTGGTCAGCAGCGCGACCTGAGCCTCCGGCGAGCCGGTGTCAGTGTCGTGCAGGCCGTACTCGGAAAGGATCGACTTCTTCTGCTCGGCGGTAAGCGCCACGAAACAACTCCATCTATTTCAGTCCGCGGGAACATCTGTCGGCGCGGCCGCCGCGAACTGCAGCACACGCCAGGTCGGCCCGAAGTTTAACAGCGGGCGTCGTGCAGCACGAAATCGCGCGGTGTCAGGGCGACGCCAGGATGGTGCGGGCGTTGTCGGTGTCCACGCCCATCTGGGCGACCAGGTCCTCGATGTTGTCGAACTTCTCCTGGCCGCGCAGGCGGGCCACGAAGTCGACGGCGACGTGCTGGCCGTACAGGTCGGCGGCGGTGTCCAGGACGAACGCCTCGACGGTGCGGGTGCGTCCGGAGAACGTCGGATTGGTGCCCACCGACACCGCGGCCTGGTACCGCTCGCCGGGCACCACACTGCCGGTGACGGGTCCGTGCCCGAGCACGGTGAACCACGCGGCGTACACGCCGTCGGCGGGGATCGCCGAGTACATCGGCGGCGCGACGTTGGCCGTCGGGAAGCCCAGCACCCGGCCGCGGCCGTCGCCGCGGACCACGACGCCTTCGACGCGGTGCGGACGCCCGAGCGCCTCGGCGGCGGCGACCACGTCGCCGGCGTCGACGCAGGACCGGATGTAGGTCGACGAGAAGGTCACGGTGTCGTCGGCGCGGGGATCGGCGACCTCCGACACCAGCGTCATGCCCTCGACGGAGAAGCCGAACCGCTCACCGGCCTTGCGCAGCAGCGACACGTTGCCCGCCGCCTTCTTGCCGAACGTGAAGTTCTCTCCCACCACGACCTCGACCACGTGCAGCCGCTCGACGAGCAGTTCGTGGATGTAGCGCTCGGGGGTCAGCTTCATGAAGTCCGACGTGAACGGCATGACGAGGAAGACGTCGACGCCCATCTCCTCGACCAGTTCGGCGCGCCGGGTGAGCGTGGTCAGCTGGGCCGGATGGTTGCCGGGGAACACGACCTCCATCGGATGCGGGTCGAAGGTCATCAGCACGGTCGGCACACCGCGGGAGCGACCGGC
The window above is part of the Mycolicibacterium rutilum genome. Proteins encoded here:
- a CDS encoding bifunctional riboflavin kinase/FAD synthetase → MQRWRGQDEIPTDWGRCVVTIGVFDGVHRGHQELINHAVKAGRSRGVPTVLMTFDPHPMEVVFPGNHPAQLTTLTRRAELVEEMGVDVFLVMPFTSDFMKLTPERYIHELLVERLHVVEVVVGENFTFGKKAAGNVSLLRKAGERFGFSVEGMTLVSEVADPRADDTVTFSSTYIRSCVDAGDVVAAAEALGRPHRVEGVVVRGDGRGRVLGFPTANVAPPMYSAIPADGVYAAWFTVLGHGPVTGSVVPGERYQAAVSVGTNPTFSGRTRTVEAFVLDTAADLYGQHVAVDFVARLRGQEKFDNIEDLVAQMGVDTDNARTILASP
- a CDS encoding polyribonucleotide nucleotidyltransferase translates to MSVVEIEDGVYESTAVIDNGSFGTRTIRFETGRLAQQAAGSAVAYLDDETMLLSATSASKNPKDHFDFFPLTVDVEERMYAAGRIPGSFFRREGRPSTDAILTCRLIDRPLRPSFVDGLRNEIQVVVTVLSLDPKDLYDVLAINGASMSTQLAGLPFSGPIGGVRVALIDGTWVAFPTVEQLERAVFDMVVAGRVLEDGDVAIMMVEAEATENVVELVGAGAQAPTEAVVAEGLEAAKPFIKVLGEAQQELAARAAKPVGEYPVFPDYGDDVYYAVSSVATDALSEALTIAGKTERNDRTDEIKAEVLERLAEQYAGREKEVGAAFRSLTKKLVRQRILTDHFRIDGRGITDIRALSAEVAVIPRAHGSALFERGETQILGVTTLDMMKLAQQIDSLGPETSKRYMHHYNFPPYSTGETGRVGSPKRREIGHGALAERALVPVLPSVEEFPYAIRQVSEALSSNGSTSMGSVCASTLALLNAGVPLKAPVAGIAMGLVSDDIEVDGKTERRFVALTDILGAEDAFGDMDFKVAGTKEFVTALQLDTKLDGIPSQVLAGALSQAKDARLTILEVMAEAIDGPDEMSPYAPRITTIKVPVDKIGEVIGPKGKIINQITEETGASISIEDDGTVFVGATDGPSAQAAIDKINAIANPQLPKVGERFLGTVVKTTDFGAFVSLLPGRDGLVHISKLGRGKRIAKVEDVVKVGDKLRVEIADIDNRGKISLILVDEDDAAAATSETAPADAAAASS
- the rpsO gene encoding 30S ribosomal protein S15; the encoded protein is MALTAEQKKSILSEYGLHDTDTGSPEAQVALLTKRITDLTEHLKVHKHDHHSRRGLLLLVGRRRRLLKYVAQVDVQRYRSLIERLGLRR